A region of Pseudomonadota bacterium DNA encodes the following proteins:
- a CDS encoding TIGR04282 family arsenosugar biosynthesis glycosyltransferase, with protein sequence MSTGIMSTALWVFVRPPITGHAKTRLTPRLGADGAARLYAAFLHDTLRTSCQPGFEVTLCVAGEPEHASLAALQRRHEVRTLAQGPGDLGAKLDAAFRRALSHHEHVLIVGSDAPTLPRSYLRAARDALCRAPVVLGPCLDGGYYVIGARHALPSLGPVRWSSPHTLRDTVRVCTKAGLEVALLAPWYDVDTPSDLDLLRLHLRLKPGAAPATARELRLRL encoded by the coding sequence ATGAGCACGGGTATCATGAGCACGGCGCTGTGGGTCTTCGTCCGGCCCCCGATCACGGGGCACGCCAAGACCCGCCTGACCCCGCGGCTCGGAGCCGATGGCGCGGCCCGCCTGTACGCCGCCTTCTTGCACGATACCCTACGCACCAGCTGCCAACCCGGGTTCGAGGTGACACTGTGTGTCGCAGGTGAGCCAGAGCATGCCAGCCTTGCTGCGCTGCAGCGCCGCCACGAGGTGCGCACCCTGGCGCAGGGGCCGGGTGATCTGGGCGCGAAGCTCGACGCGGCGTTTCGCAGGGCGCTCTCCCACCACGAGCACGTGCTCATCGTAGGCAGCGACGCCCCCACCTTGCCCCGGTCCTACCTGCGGGCGGCCCGAGACGCGCTGTGCCGTGCCCCTGTTGTTCTCGGCCCTTGTCTCGACGGCGGCTACTACGTGATCGGAGCTCGGCACGCCCTCCCGAGCCTGGGGCCGGTACGCTGGTCGAGCCCTCACACCTTGCGCGACACCGTCCGGGTCTGCACCAAGGCAGGCCTCGAGGTCGCCTTGCTCGCACCCTGGTATGACGTGGACACGCCCAGCGACCTCGATCTGCTGCGGCTGCACCTGCGCCTGAAACCAGGCGCCGCTCCAGCCACTGCCCGGGAGCTGCGCTTGCGGTTGTAG